GCGAGATCAGCGCCTTGGTTCGGGATGCCGACCCAGACCTGCGTGCCCGGGCCTATCAGGAACTCTTCCGGATCTATGAAGCGGACGCCCCCATCCTCGGTCAGATCTATCAGGGCCTGGCCCGGGACTGGCGCAACGAAAACATCACCCTGCGTGGTTTCAAATCCCCCGTCTCCGTTCGGAACCTGGTCAATGACATCCCCGATGATGTAATCGAAACCCTGCTCGATGTCACCCGCAAGAACGCCAAACACTTCCAGCGCTTCTTCCAGCTCAAAGCCAAACGGCTCGGAATGGACAAGCTCCGCCGGTACGATATCTATGCCCCGGTTGCGAAATCCGACAAGACCTATGGCTTCAATGAAGCAGCCGAGATCGTGCTCGAATCCTTCAATGAATTCGATCCGAAATTCGCCGGGATGGCCCAACAGATTCTGGATGCCGACCATGTGGACAGTGAAATTCGCAAGGGTAAGATGAGCGGCGCTTTCTGTGCCACCATCACCCCTGACCTGACCCCCTGGGTGCTGCTTAACTACCAGGGCCTCCCGGACGACGTCGCCACAATGGCGCACGAACTGGGTCATGGCATCCACTCCCTGATGGCGCAGGAACACACCGCACTCACCCAACATGCCTGCCTGCCCTTGGCAGAGACGGCTTCCACCTTTGCTGAGATGATGCTGGTGGATAAGCTCCTCAAAGAGGAAACCGACGAGGCAGTTCGGCGCGATTTGCTCTATCGCCAGATGGACGACGCTTTTGCCACCATCCTGCGGCAGAACTACTTCTCGATGTTCGAGCAGACCGCACATGACATGATCGCCAAGGGCGCTCAGGTCGGTGAACTGGCGGATGCCTACCTTGCCAACCTCCAGAGCGAATTCGGCGATTCCGTGGATATCTCCGATGAGTTCCGCTGGGAATGGGTGATGGTCCCCCACTTCTTCAACGTGCCCTTCTATGTTTATGCCTATGCCTTCGGGCAATTGTTGGTGCTCTCGCTCTACAAACAATATAAGGCTGAGGGCGAATCCTTCAAGCCCCGCTATATGCAGATCCTGGCAGCGGGTGGCTCCATCGCCCCCGTGCAGCTTTTGGCCAACGCCGGCATCGACGTCACCACGGCGGAGTTCTGGCAGGGCGGTTATGATGTGATCGACGAAATGGTCACCAAACTGGAAAACCTGTCCTAAATCAATTTGCAGTCCAAGCCCGGTGGGAATTTGATCCGCCGGGCTTTTTTTCTCTCGATTTCCATAGTCAGCCGGGAGTGAGCCATGTCCATGACATCCAAAGAACGTGTCCTTGCCGCCATCAACCACCAGGAACCCGACCGGGTCCCAATCATCATTGGGATCAGCAATGCCACCGGCATCAAATTGAAGACCTATCGAGGGATTAAGAAGCTGATCGGTGTTGACGCACCGGATAAGTACCTCTATGATTGGCCGGAGCTGGGCACGGCTGCTGTTGACGATTTGACCCTCGAAAGGCTGCATGGCGATGCGTGCGGTGTGTTGGATTTGGAACCGCTCTCCATCCGCCAAAGAAATGAAGCCCGAGGGCCCAAAGACGCCTACATCAATTCCTGGGGAACCAGCCAGTTTCAGCTTGACGATGGCGATTGGACATTTGGCCCCCCGCCGCTGAAGGAAGCCACAACCATCGAAGAGATCGAGGCTTTTGATTGGCCGGATATGACCGACCCCACCCGCGTGGCACACTGCAAAGCCTGGGCTAGGAAATTAGCCAATGAAAATAAATACGCCATCATGGGCATACCCTGGCTGCTTTTCCCCTTTGAGCGAGCCTTTGCTATGCAGGGAATGGACACCTTCCTGCTGAACATGGCGATGATCCCAGATTTCGCCACCGCCCTGCTGGCGAAAATCACGGAAAAATGCAAGGAGATGATGGGCGCGTTCCTGGCGGAAACCGGGGAATATCTGGATATCATCAAGATCGGCGATGACCTCGGCACGCAGGAAAGCCTGATGATCTCCCCCAAGATGTACCGCCAGATGGTCAAGCCCTTCCATGCCGACCTGATCGCTTTCATCAAGGAACGTACCAATGCCAAGATCTTCTTCCACACCGATGGCGACGTTTTTAACCTGATTGAGGACTTCATCGAGATTGGGGTGGATATCCTCAACCCGATCCAGACCTCCGCGGGCCGGATGTCGGACCTGGCAGGTTTAAAAGAGCGCTATGGTGACAAGGTGACCTTCTGCGGCGCGATTGACACCCATCGCGTCCTGCCCAGCGGCACCCCCGAAGAGGTCCAGCAGGAAGTACGGCGGGTGATCAACATCCTTGGCCCCGGCGGAGGCTATATGGTGGCCTCCGTGCATACGATCATGAACGACGTGCCGCCCGAGAACGTCCTGGCGATGGTGGATGCCGTGGAGAAATTTGGGCAATATCCATTGAAGGGATGATTTACGAGATTGCTTCCTCCGCCTTTGGCTCCGTCGCAATGACAAGAGATTTGTCATTGCGAGCTTTGCGACATCGTCCCCGGAGTGATGCGGAGTGGGAAGCAATCTCTGTCTTTGTAGGTCATGTAGCGCGAAGCCTACGTGACAAGATATTATCAATCACGCTTCATGAGCGATAGAGTCACTCATTGTCACATGCGCTGTGCAGCATGTGACCTACGTTCTTCCTCGCAAGGGCAGGAGACTTGTCATTGCGACGGAGGAAGCAATCTCAGCAATTGTATTTATTGGGCCAATTTAAATTACAATTAAAGCACCCCTCTCTCAACCAAGGAGAATTGTATGACCAAGAAACTGATCCGTGATCTGGGTAATGGCCTGATCCTGCGATATGCAACCGAGGAAGATACCCAGGCTGTCGTGCAATTCAACCGTGAGATCCACGGCGAGGACGAATGGGACACCCGCGGCCTCGATGACTGGACCCGCGACCTGCTCAGCGGAGAAAGCCCCAATATGACACCGGGTGATTTCACCATCGTGGAAGACACCCAAACCGGTGAGATTGTCTCCTCCTGCTGCCTAATCTCACAGACCTGGGCCTATGAGAGCATCCCCTTCAAAGTCGGACGGCCTGAGCTGGTCGGGACGAAGAAGGATTATCGCCGAAAGGGGTTGGTAAGGGCACAATTCGAGGTCTTGCATCAATGGAGTGAAGAACGGGGAGAACTGACCCAGGTGATCACTGGCATCCCCTACTACTACCGCCAATTTGGCTACGCTATGGCACTCAATCTGAGCGGCGGCCGTTTCGGTTACGAAATGCAGGTTCCGGAGCTCAAGGAAGACGAAGAAGAGTCCTATACCCTGCGACCGGCCAAGAAAAAGGATATCCCCTTCCTGATGGCGCTCTATAACCAGGGCTGCGAAAGATCACTGATCTCGGCTGTCTGGGATAAAGCCCTTTGGGAATATGAGCTCAAAGGCAAGCGCCAATATAACATCAACCGCAGGGAAATTTATATCATCGAAGATACCGCGGGTGAACCTGTCGGCTTCATCGGCATACCGCCCATCAAATGGGGCCCTACAAGCTCGCTCACCCTGTTTGAGATCATTGACACAGTCGCCTGGCCGGAGGTCACCCCCAGTGTGCTCCGGTTCCTCTGGCAAAAGGGATTGGAAAAAGCAGAAGAACAGGGAAAAACGCAAAAGGTCGTTGGTTTCTGGCTGGGTGAGGGACATCCAGCCTATATCGTCACAGCCGATGAGCTTGCACGGGAAAGCAAGCCCTATGCGTATTACATGCGGGTGCCGGATCTGGCGGCATTTCTCGACAATGTGCGTCCCGTGCTGGAAGAGCACCTGGCTCACTCAGCTTTTGTGAAATACAGCGGCGAGTTGAAATTGAGCTTCTATAAAAACGGTCTGCTAATCAAATTTGAGAAGGGCAAGATTACCGAGATTACGAACCTGGCATTTGAGGAGTTGGAGAAACCCCAGGCCGAATTCCCATCGTACACTTTCCTGCACCTGGTCTTCGGCCACCGCACAGTGAGAGAACTGCGAGAGATTTATGTGGATTGCATGGTCAGGAATGAAGTGACCGCGAACCTGATTGATGCGCTGTTTCCGAAAAAGGTCTCTGAGGTCTGGCCGATTTCGTGAATTACTTTCTTGTCATTGCGAGCTTCGCGACATCGTCCCCGAAGCGAAGCGGAGTGGGAAACAATCTCGCAGATAGTCAAATGACAATCGAATAGAATATACACCACAGGCATAATCTGAGATTGCTTCGTCGCTACGCTTCCTCGCAATGACAAATACGAAAAACCCGGGCATTATGTCCCGGGTTTCTATTTTCATTCATCTTTACGCTTCAGCCAAGGCCAGCGTTCTTCAGGGCTTTTTGGTGGCTCTGCCGGGGGCGGGGTCGGAATATTCCTCACATCATGAATTTCCTGCCGTGCCTCGAACACCGGTCTGTGAGTTTCCGGCCTCTGTCCCACATTGCCATTCACCCCTGCTTGCATCTGGTGATATTCCGCAGTTTGGGCATATTCGCGCAGCTTGTTGATCCGCCGGATCAGCATTGGGTGACTCTGGAAGGCTTCCGCCAGCACATTGCTCACATTATCATCCTGAGCATCAATCATTGCCAGCGCGAGGTCAAATTCCTGCTGGCTCCGAACGTTGGGCGCCACTAGCTTGACCAGTGCTGAGATCGCCAGGTTAAGGTCACCGCAGGCCAGCAAGCCTGCCCGGTCAGCGGAATATTCGCACATCCGGTTCCACCAGCGGAACGCCGCATAGAGCAGCGCTGCCGCGCCAAAGGGCGCAGGAATACCCGCCATGCCACCCAAAATCGTGTTCAGCCAGGTATGCCCCAGGGCCACATGCCCCATCTCATGCCCGATCACGAAAGAAAGCTCCCCCGGCCCCATCACCTGAACCATCGGCGTATAGAGTACCAAGGCTTTAGGTTCGCTGATCCCGAAGGTATAGGCGTTCAGCTGGTTTTTCATAACCAGATAGACATCTATCTCACCGGGCTGCAGCTTTTGCGAACAGTTCCGCACAAGGGCGTCCAACTGCAGGCTCTGGATCTCATTTACCGGCAATGCGCTGTGCATCAAGGCTCTGTGATGGGCGTTGATGGTGAACGCACTGATCGCGAACATCCCCAGGATAAAAATCCCGCTCACGCAAAATGTCACCGTGGAGGTCAGCACGATCACAGCCAAAACCAGCAGGACCGTCAGGAACAGCACTAACTGTTCATTATCCACCCGGTAACGGCGGGAGCGGAACATCAATTTCTCCTATTTTGATCCGGCGTTTTTCAGGAAGGCCCGCGTTTCAGCGATCTGCTCTGCGGGCAGCCGGCCGGTCTCTTCCCAATAATTCAGCAGGTCGGTCAGGGTGAAAAGGGCGTGCAATTGGAAACCCTGCTCAGCAAGAGCTTCTTTTGCACCAGATTCCCGGTCAATCAGCACCACCACATCCTTCACCTTCAATCCTACGCTGGTCAATTTTTCAATCGCTTCAAACTTGGAACCACCCGTGGTCGCCAGGTCATCAATCACAGCCACGGTTTCACCGGCGTGATAAATGCCCTCGATCTCTGCGGCGGTGCCATAGGCTTTGGCGCTCTTACGGGGATAGATCATCGGCCAGTTCCCCTGCAGGCTGATGGCGGTCGCTATCGGCAGTGCCGCATAGGGCAGTCCGGCGATCCGGTCAAAATCTAGTGACTTCAACTGGCGGATATAGGCAGCGGCCACCTGGGTCATCCAACCGGGATAGGAAACCAGCCGGCGCAGGTCAATATAGATCGGGGAGATCATTCCGGATTTGAGGGTAAATTCACCAAAGCGTACGCAACCCATCGAGAGCAGCCCTTCCACTAGCGGCTCCACCAGACGGGGCATTGCGCCTTTCTGCGCCGTAAGCTTGGGACGGGTCAGCTTCTGGGATTCACGGAAGCGCTCGACCAGTTCCCGCGCCGCTTTTCCAGGGTCTTCTGCCCGGGAGATCCCCCGGCTGACATTGATCAGCAGCCCCAGACCATCCTCTCGCAGCCCAGCCTGCATCGCCGCGCCCAGGTCTGCTCCCTGCGCACCCAATCCGGGGGCC
This Chloroflexota bacterium DNA region includes the following protein-coding sequences:
- a CDS encoding M3 family oligoendopeptidase, with product MSDKTYTQSPWDLSDLFTGVDDPKIDATFEEINQGLETFEAYRDQLTPDISEDLFRKIIKEYESFFRLMLRLGGFAELKFASDTQDQNAQGLVAKVNQFQAEAANKILFFSLWWKALDDKNAQRLLDASGDYRYWLEAIRNFKDYTLSEPEEKIINIKDVTGSTALNMLYDSITNRYTFKLTVDGEEKEMTRGEISALVRDADPDLRARAYQELFRIYEADAPILGQIYQGLARDWRNENITLRGFKSPVSVRNLVNDIPDDVIETLLDVTRKNAKHFQRFFQLKAKRLGMDKLRRYDIYAPVAKSDKTYGFNEAAEIVLESFNEFDPKFAGMAQQILDADHVDSEIRKGKMSGAFCATITPDLTPWVLLNYQGLPDDVATMAHELGHGIHSLMAQEHTALTQHACLPLAETASTFAEMMLVDKLLKEETDEAVRRDLLYRQMDDAFATILRQNYFSMFEQTAHDMIAKGAQVGELADAYLANLQSEFGDSVDISDEFRWEWVMVPHFFNVPFYVYAYAFGQLLVLSLYKQYKAEGESFKPRYMQILAAGGSIAPVQLLANAGIDVTTAEFWQGGYDVIDEMVTKLENLS
- a CDS encoding GNAT family N-acetyltransferase; translated protein: MTKKLIRDLGNGLILRYATEEDTQAVVQFNREIHGEDEWDTRGLDDWTRDLLSGESPNMTPGDFTIVEDTQTGEIVSSCCLISQTWAYESIPFKVGRPELVGTKKDYRRKGLVRAQFEVLHQWSEERGELTQVITGIPYYYRQFGYAMALNLSGGRFGYEMQVPELKEDEEESYTLRPAKKKDIPFLMALYNQGCERSLISAVWDKALWEYELKGKRQYNINRREIYIIEDTAGEPVGFIGIPPIKWGPTSSLTLFEIIDTVAWPEVTPSVLRFLWQKGLEKAEEQGKTQKVVGFWLGEGHPAYIVTADELARESKPYAYYMRVPDLAAFLDNVRPVLEEHLAHSAFVKYSGELKLSFYKNGLLIKFEKGKITEITNLAFEELEKPQAEFPSYTFLHLVFGHRTVRELREIYVDCMVRNEVTANLIDALFPKKVSEVWPIS
- a CDS encoding M48 family metallopeptidase → MFRSRRYRVDNEQLVLFLTVLLVLAVIVLTSTVTFCVSGIFILGMFAISAFTINAHHRALMHSALPVNEIQSLQLDALVRNCSQKLQPGEIDVYLVMKNQLNAYTFGISEPKALVLYTPMVQVMGPGELSFVIGHEMGHVALGHTWLNTILGGMAGIPAPFGAAALLYAAFRWWNRMCEYSADRAGLLACGDLNLAISALVKLVAPNVRSQQEFDLALAMIDAQDDNVSNVLAEAFQSHPMLIRRINKLREYAQTAEYHQMQAGVNGNVGQRPETHRPVFEARQEIHDVRNIPTPPPAEPPKSPEERWPWLKRKDE
- the pyrF gene encoding orotidine-5'-phosphate decarboxylase, producing MPTFFEKLDQRAKAIDSLLCVGLDPHPEDLPEPTGAAALEFCVRLIEATKDVALAYKPNAAFFEALGPEGWEALQAVIRAVPDEIPVVLDAKRGDISSTARAYARSAFEILGADAITLSPYLGYDSLTPFMQDPEKGVFLLCKTSNAGSVDLQDLPLGGNYRLMMVYEKVAGMAAEWGAQGNLGLVVGATFPDALRRVRELAPKQWFLAPGLGAQGADLGAAMQAGLREDGLGLLINVSRGISRAEDPGKAARELVERFRESQKLTRPKLTAQKGAMPRLVEPLVEGLLSMGCVRFGEFTLKSGMISPIYIDLRRLVSYPGWMTQVAAAYIRQLKSLDFDRIAGLPYAALPIATAISLQGNWPMIYPRKSAKAYGTAAEIEGIYHAGETVAVIDDLATTGGSKFEAIEKLTSVGLKVKDVVVLIDRESGAKEALAEQGFQLHALFTLTDLLNYWEETGRLPAEQIAETRAFLKNAGSK